The window CCTTGCCGTTAAAATAGCTTTGGGCATATCCAACACGTAAAAACCGGAATTTTTTAATGCCTAAATTTCCCAATGCAATGCCAAATTCAGTGTAGGGCGTATTTCCTTCGGTGGCCAATAGCTTGCCTGAAAAAATTAAATGGGCATTGAGTTTGCGCAATAGGGGTAGTTTGTTCATGAACCAACCCTTGAAATTATGCTCAACATGCCCTTCAAAATAGCTTTGATTGGTGCTTAAGTTGTAATAGGGCAGTAGAAAAAAGGAATCCATATAGCTTCTTACGGTGACGTGGGATTCGTTGCCATTGAAATGTTGATAATCCACAAATGAAATATTGTCGGCATTCAAAAAGCTGCCCCCTCTAAAATTGTAGGCAAAACGTCCCTTGTCGGCAATGTTAAAGGCTTGGAACAAGCCAGCCTTGAACTGGTGAAAGTGGTTGTCGCTGTTGTTGGACAAAAAACCGTTTTCATAGCCCAGCGTGAGCGTGGGATACCGTTCGTTGGGGATATTGACTTTTTCGTCGGGATAGCTCAGGTACTTTTGGCCAAACCTGATACGGAATCCCAAATCCATCCGCACCAAGGTATGGTCCATAATGCCGGCATTATTGGTGTCGGTGGGGTCCAAAGGGTTGTTGGACGAAAAATCGGCAGGGTCGGAACCAAAAGGGGTGCTTGATACGGTATTGAAGAGCGGCTTGCGGTCTTCGTAGGCGACCAATATATTGCCTCGAATCCCATTGGTCAACTCTATGGAATGGAAGACCTCCGTAAAGGTACGGTCGTAGAATTTGGCGAAGTTATTTTCAAAGAAAAGTGTGGCAATGGTGTTGCCTATCGGAGTGATGGGCTCTTCTCCATTGAACTGAACCGCCTCTGTGCCCGCCCTGAACCTTAGATAGGGCCTGGAGAACTTATTAAAACGGTACGACATGGAAAAAGTGGGCCTTAAACGTTTGTCGGACTGGCCATAATTAAGGGCTCCGCCAAGGCTAAAGCGGCTGCCCTTTTCCTCATTTAATTTTATATAATCCAGCGTTAGCGAGCCATGCCATCCTTGCACCGTGTTGAAAGATAGATTCTGAATTGGCGACCCCACCACATAATAGGTTTCATTGAAGGTATCGCTGTAGGTATAGCCCAAAAATAGGTTTGACCATTTAAATCGATTGCCCTTCGCATCTATCGAATCCAAATATTGTTCGGATTTCCGGATAACTTGAATGCTATCCTTTTTGAGATAATCCTTTTTTTCCTCCAGTGTCAATGGAACAGGACGTAGACTTGACCAGTATAGTGAGTCTTTTTTATTGGCGTTTTCCTCAAAATCCAAGATTTTATTGGTAAAGTCTGATTTGGTCAAATTGGGCTCAAGGTCATAATCCTTATAGGCTGCTGTAAATCGACCATCGCCTTTAAAACCCAAAATGGAGTATTTAAAATCCAGACTTTGCAACACT is drawn from Flagellimonas sp. MMG031 and contains these coding sequences:
- a CDS encoding DUF5686 and carboxypeptidase regulatory-like domain-containing protein, producing the protein MYHKIILSLFLMLISIDCGAQVFGKVTNSEQEPLPFVNIYIEGTLNGTTTNDAGTYQLPFSSGQEQTIVFKYLGYKTEKRTLAANQNNVELDMVLQEESVQLSGIEVNAKENPANYIIQKAIEKRANIKEQLANYTASFYSKGLIRIEGAPERILGQDLGDFGGGLDSTRTGIVYLSETVSNIAKKDKDFTETIVASKVAGDDNGFSFNAASDVDFSLYDNSFSLGGATQLVSPIAENAFNYYNYELVGTFYEDGNILINQIEITPKREQDKTFSGTIYIVENDWSIYAADLQITGQQAQIIPVDTFFLKQRFNYSPKQKLWLKVLQSLDFKYSILGFKGDGRFTAAYKDYDLEPNLTKSDFTNKILDFEENANKKDSLYWSSLRPVPLTLEEKKDYLKKDSIQVIRKSEQYLDSIDAKGNRFKWSNLFLGYTYSDTFNETYYVVGSPIQNLSFNTVQGWHGSLTLDYIKLNEEKGSRFSLGGALNYGQSDKRLRPTFSMSYRFNKFSRPYLRFRAGTEAVQFNGEEPITPIGNTIATLFFENNFAKFYDRTFTEVFHSIELTNGIRGNILVAYEDRKPLFNTVSSTPFGSDPADFSSNNPLDPTDTNNAGIMDHTLVRMDLGFRIRFGQKYLSYPDEKVNIPNERYPTLTLGYENGFLSNNSDNHFHQFKAGLFQAFNIADKGRFAYNFRGGSFLNADNISFVDYQHFNGNESHVTVRSYMDSFFLLPYYNLSTNQSYFEGHVEHNFKGWFMNKLPLLRKLNAHLIFSGKLLATEGNTPYTEFGIALGNLGIKKFRFLRVGYAQSYFNGKVERGLNIGLTFP